The following are encoded together in the Actinoplanes sp. N902-109 genome:
- a CDS encoding epoxide hydrolase family protein: MTSPHTDLVEPYPIAVPDAALQDLRQRLVATRWPDRETVPDAGQGPQLDRIRALCDYWATGYDWRRAERDLNGFGSSRTVIDGIDVHFLHVRSAEPGAVPLLLCHGWPGSILEFRHLIGPLTDPASHGGDPGDAFHLVIPAMPGFGFSGKPATAGWNVSRVAGAWITLMQRLGYDNWLVQGGDWGAAVAERITRAAPGACRGAHFNFPLVFPTAQEVGEATAEEQQMIARAQRYQSDLDGYAREQATRPQTIGYSLADSPAGLAAWIYTLFQDVTDNDGDPEKAVDRDEILDDIMLYWLPNAAASAARLYWEERQSSAEYAGPPPPNPVPAGFSIFPGEAVQASRRWIERRYETVLHYEKLDRGGHFAALEQPGILIDQIRRTFRPVRGF, encoded by the coding sequence ATGACATCCCCGCACACCGACCTTGTCGAGCCGTATCCGATCGCGGTCCCCGACGCCGCGCTGCAGGACCTGCGGCAGCGGCTCGTGGCCACCCGGTGGCCGGACCGCGAAACCGTCCCGGACGCCGGTCAGGGACCGCAGCTGGACCGCATCCGCGCCCTGTGCGACTACTGGGCGACCGGCTACGACTGGCGGCGTGCCGAGCGCGACCTCAACGGCTTCGGCTCGTCGCGGACCGTCATCGACGGCATTGACGTGCACTTCCTGCACGTACGCTCGGCCGAGCCGGGCGCCGTACCGCTGTTGCTGTGCCACGGATGGCCCGGCTCGATCCTGGAGTTCCGCCACCTGATCGGCCCGCTGACCGATCCGGCGAGCCACGGCGGTGACCCCGGCGACGCCTTCCACCTGGTCATCCCCGCCATGCCCGGCTTCGGGTTCTCCGGCAAGCCGGCCACCGCCGGGTGGAACGTCTCCCGGGTCGCCGGCGCGTGGATCACCCTCATGCAGCGCCTGGGCTACGACAACTGGCTCGTTCAGGGCGGTGACTGGGGTGCGGCCGTCGCCGAGCGGATCACCCGTGCGGCGCCCGGGGCATGCCGGGGCGCGCACTTCAACTTCCCGCTGGTGTTCCCCACCGCGCAGGAGGTGGGCGAGGCGACCGCGGAGGAGCAGCAGATGATCGCGCGCGCTCAGCGCTACCAGAGCGACCTGGACGGGTACGCCCGGGAGCAGGCGACCCGCCCGCAGACGATCGGCTACTCCCTCGCCGACTCACCGGCCGGCCTCGCTGCCTGGATTTACACCCTCTTCCAGGACGTGACCGACAACGACGGTGACCCGGAGAAGGCCGTCGACCGCGACGAGATCCTCGACGACATCATGCTCTACTGGCTTCCCAACGCCGCCGCGTCGGCCGCCCGGCTCTACTGGGAGGAGCGGCAGAGCAGCGCCGAGTACGCCGGACCCCCGCCGCCCAACCCCGTCCCGGCCGGGTTCAGCATCTTCCCCGGCGAAGCCGTCCAGGCATCCCGGCGCTGGATCGAACGACGCTACGAGACCGTGCTGCACTACGAGAAGCTCGACCGGGGTGGGCATTTCGCCGCCCTGGAGCAGCCCGGCATCCTCATCGACCAGATCCGCAGGACCTTCCGGCCGGTGCGGGGATTCTGA
- a CDS encoding PRC-barrel domain-containing protein, with protein MTSHNATALVELRDSDQVLADPRQDIRGRTAVDRDGDELGTVQDLLIDAEEGKVRFLKVEHGGVLGIGAKASFVPVDIVTRVENETVCVGESRGRVADAPGYDPELVDANDYFEKLYGYYGSTPYWASGYMYPGFPYRGL; from the coding sequence ATGACCTCGCACAACGCCACCGCCCTGGTCGAGCTGCGCGACAGCGACCAGGTCCTCGCCGATCCGCGGCAGGACATCCGCGGTCGCACCGCGGTCGACCGCGACGGCGACGAGCTGGGCACGGTGCAGGATCTGCTGATCGACGCCGAGGAGGGCAAGGTCCGGTTCCTCAAGGTGGAGCACGGCGGCGTCCTGGGGATCGGCGCGAAGGCGTCGTTCGTGCCGGTCGACATCGTCACGCGCGTCGAGAACGAGACGGTCTGCGTCGGCGAGTCGCGGGGCCGGGTGGCCGACGCGCCCGGCTACGACCCGGAGCTGGTGGACGCCAACGACTACTTCGAGAAACTGTACGGCTACTACGGATCCACGCCGTACTGGGCGAGCGGGTACATGTACCCCGGATTTCCGTACCGGGGACTCTGA
- a CDS encoding acyl-CoA dehydrogenase yields MSMILNRRDLAFLLYEWLDVESLTAQPRFAEHNRETFDAVLDLSERIAEREFAPHNRRSDLTEPTFDGTSVTVIPEVGKALRAFAEAGLLAATFPATVGGLELPQVVGRACFAWFQAANIATSAYSMLTMGNAALLLEYGSPEQIDTYLRPMLEGRYTGTMCLSEPQAGSSLSDVTTRAVRQDDGTYALTGSKMWISAGDHELSETIVHLVLARVAGAPAGVKGLSLFIVPKHLPSGARNNVTLAGLNHKMGFRGTTNAVLAFDGATGELVGDEGQGLAQMFHMMNEARIGVGTGAVALGYTGYLHALAYARERQQGRPPAGKDPSAPPVPIVRHPDVRRMLLASKSYVEGGMALTLYAAKLLDLGETVLLDVLTPIVKAWPSQWCLRANDLAIQVHGGYGYTREYPVEQFYRDNRLNPIHEGTDGIQALDLLGRKVLRNDGLQVLISAISTTATSSSSPYAPRLLAAAQRLATVTARLWSTGDADKALANASTYLDAAGHIVIAWMWLSQLDAAGDKQGAFYDGKRLAARYFFDHELTRTGPWLDLLESGDTLLLDLDDAVL; encoded by the coding sequence ATGTCGATGATCCTCAACCGCCGTGACCTGGCTTTCCTGCTGTACGAGTGGCTCGACGTCGAATCGCTGACCGCGCAGCCGCGATTCGCCGAGCACAACCGGGAGACCTTCGACGCGGTGCTCGATCTGTCCGAGCGGATCGCCGAACGGGAGTTCGCCCCGCACAACCGGCGCAGCGATCTGACGGAGCCGACCTTCGACGGTACGTCGGTCACCGTGATTCCCGAGGTCGGCAAGGCGTTGCGGGCCTTCGCCGAGGCCGGGCTGCTGGCGGCCACGTTCCCCGCCACCGTCGGAGGCCTGGAACTGCCGCAGGTGGTCGGCCGGGCCTGCTTCGCGTGGTTCCAGGCGGCCAACATCGCCACGTCGGCGTACTCGATGCTGACCATGGGCAATGCGGCGCTGCTGCTGGAGTACGGCAGCCCGGAGCAGATCGACACCTACCTGCGCCCGATGCTCGAGGGGCGTTACACCGGGACGATGTGCCTGTCCGAGCCCCAGGCGGGTTCCTCGCTCAGCGACGTGACGACGCGGGCCGTCCGGCAGGACGACGGCACCTATGCGCTCACCGGCTCGAAGATGTGGATCTCGGCCGGGGACCACGAACTCAGTGAGACGATCGTGCACCTGGTGCTCGCGCGGGTCGCCGGTGCGCCGGCGGGCGTGAAAGGCCTGTCGCTGTTCATCGTGCCCAAGCACCTCCCCTCCGGCGCCCGCAACAACGTCACCCTGGCCGGCCTCAACCACAAGATGGGCTTCCGCGGTACGACCAACGCGGTACTCGCCTTCGACGGCGCGACCGGTGAGCTGGTCGGCGACGAGGGCCAGGGACTGGCCCAGATGTTCCACATGATGAACGAGGCGCGCATCGGGGTCGGCACCGGCGCCGTGGCGCTCGGCTATACCGGCTACCTGCACGCTCTCGCGTACGCGCGGGAACGTCAGCAGGGCCGGCCACCCGCCGGGAAGGACCCCTCGGCACCACCCGTGCCCATCGTGCGTCACCCCGACGTACGGCGGATGCTGCTGGCGTCGAAGAGTTACGTCGAGGGCGGCATGGCGCTGACCCTGTACGCCGCCAAGCTGCTCGACCTGGGCGAGACAGTCCTGCTGGACGTGCTGACCCCGATCGTCAAGGCGTGGCCGTCGCAGTGGTGCCTGCGCGCCAACGACCTCGCCATCCAGGTGCACGGCGGCTACGGCTACACCCGGGAGTACCCGGTCGAACAGTTCTACCGCGACAACCGCCTCAACCCCATCCACGAGGGTACGGACGGGATCCAGGCGCTCGACCTGCTCGGCCGTAAGGTGCTGCGGAACGATGGGCTGCAAGTGCTGATCTCGGCGATCTCCACCACCGCCACGTCCTCGTCCTCCCCGTACGCCCCCCGGCTGCTCGCCGCCGCGCAGCGCCTCGCCACGGTCACCGCCCGGCTGTGGAGCACCGGTGACGCGGACAAGGCGCTGGCCAACGCCTCGACCTACCTGGACGCCGCCGGGCACATCGTGATCGCCTGGATGTGGCTGTCCCAGCTCGACGCGGCCGGCGACAAGCAGGGCGCGTTCTACGACGGCAAACGCCTGGCAGCCCGGTATTTCTTCGACCACGAGCTGACCCGGACCGGGCCGTGGCTGGACCTGCTGGAGTCGGGAGACACCCTCCTGCTGGACCTGGACGACGCGGTCCTCTGA
- a CDS encoding SLC13 family permease gives MTTLSWITVTIFVIAYVLIATEKINRVTVAVGGAALMLAIGATDAEHAFFSEDSGIDWNVIFLLMGMMLIVSVLRRTGLFEFVAIWAAKKARGRPFPIMVILLLVTGVVSAGLDNVTTVLLVAPVTLLVCERLGVPPVPFLIAEVLASNIGGAGTLVGDPPNIIIASRSGLSFNDFLTVLAPFAAIVLIVLVLLCRIMFRKAFRYDPERTAQVMSLRERDAIRDPRLVVLSLSVLGAVLIAFGLHTVLGLEPSVVALLGGLLLLLLSRLDAGEVAREVEWPTLIFFAGLFVMVGGLVTTGVIDTLAHAATEATADRLWPATMLLLWASAGLSAIVDNIPYVATMSPIVADLVDANGGLGPGQVLWWALAIGADLGGNATAVGASANVVVLGIAERAGHKITFWEFTKYGLIVTVISVALAVPYLYLRFF, from the coding sequence GTGACCACCCTGTCCTGGATCACCGTCACCATCTTCGTGATCGCTTACGTCTTGATCGCCACCGAGAAGATCAACCGGGTCACCGTCGCGGTGGGCGGCGCCGCGCTGATGCTGGCGATCGGGGCGACCGACGCCGAGCATGCGTTCTTCTCCGAGGACTCGGGCATCGACTGGAACGTCATCTTCCTGCTCATGGGGATGATGCTCATCGTCTCGGTACTGCGCCGCACCGGTCTGTTCGAGTTCGTGGCGATCTGGGCCGCCAAGAAGGCCCGCGGCCGGCCGTTCCCCATCATGGTGATCCTGCTGCTGGTCACCGGCGTCGTGTCGGCGGGCCTCGACAACGTCACGACGGTGCTGCTCGTCGCTCCGGTCACCCTGCTGGTGTGCGAACGGCTCGGCGTACCACCGGTCCCGTTCCTGATCGCCGAGGTCCTGGCGTCGAACATCGGCGGCGCCGGCACCCTGGTCGGCGACCCGCCCAACATCATCATCGCCAGCCGCTCGGGACTGAGTTTCAACGACTTCCTCACGGTGCTCGCACCGTTCGCCGCCATCGTGCTGATCGTCCTGGTGCTGCTGTGCCGGATCATGTTCCGCAAAGCCTTCCGGTACGACCCAGAGCGCACCGCCCAGGTCATGTCCCTGCGCGAACGCGACGCCATCCGCGACCCGCGCCTGGTCGTGCTCAGCCTGTCCGTGCTCGGCGCGGTGCTGATCGCCTTCGGCCTGCACACCGTCCTCGGCCTGGAACCCTCGGTCGTGGCGCTGCTCGGCGGGCTGCTGCTGCTCCTGCTGTCCCGCCTCGACGCGGGCGAGGTGGCCCGGGAGGTCGAGTGGCCGACGCTGATCTTCTTCGCCGGGCTGTTCGTGATGGTCGGCGGGCTGGTGACCACCGGCGTCATCGACACCCTCGCGCACGCCGCGACCGAGGCCACCGCCGACCGCCTCTGGCCGGCCACCATGCTGCTGCTTTGGGCCTCGGCCGGACTGTCGGCCATCGTCGACAACATCCCCTACGTCGCCACGATGAGCCCGATCGTCGCCGACCTCGTCGACGCGAACGGCGGCCTCGGGCCCGGCCAGGTCCTGTGGTGGGCCCTCGCGATCGGCGCCGACCTGGGCGGCAACGCCACCGCCGTCGGCGCCTCCGCCAACGTCGTCGTGCTCGGCATCGCCGAACGCGCCGGCCACAAGATCACTTTCTGGGAGTTCACCAAGTACGGCCTGATCGTCACCGTCATCTCGGTGGCGCTGGCCGTCCCCTACCTGTATCTGCGGTTCTTCTGA
- a CDS encoding STAS domain-containing protein has product MRTTSLHRPAPAGPDGARTAMVLALTGDVGIAMADRLRRYLDGVIDRGCDVVVDCARTRLVDGVCVEVLAEAARAAGPGQRVVLAAPSPLVRAALEVTGADSDLRTYADRDAALLACDSPSPAVR; this is encoded by the coding sequence ATGAGGACCACATCGCTGCACCGCCCGGCGCCTGCCGGCCCGGACGGCGCGCGGACGGCCATGGTGCTGGCGCTCACCGGGGACGTCGGCATCGCCATGGCCGACCGGCTGCGCCGCTATCTCGACGGCGTCATCGACCGTGGCTGTGACGTCGTGGTGGACTGCGCACGAACGCGGCTGGTCGACGGCGTCTGCGTCGAGGTGCTGGCCGAGGCGGCCCGGGCGGCGGGTCCGGGGCAGCGGGTGGTGCTCGCCGCTCCCTCGCCACTGGTGCGTGCCGCGCTCGAGGTCACCGGCGCGGACTCCGACCTCCGGACGTATGCCGACCGGGACGCCGCCCTGCTGGCCTGCGACTCGCCCTCGCCGGCCGTACGGTGA
- a CDS encoding BON domain-containing protein — MTIFPYGFGDDPDDGFRDDPHRHDTGLDDTLVELVADRLTAEVYVFGREMHVSVQNGVVILEGGVATPEMRAAAGRQAWATPGVRDVCNMLVSDL, encoded by the coding sequence ATGACCATTTTTCCGTACGGCTTCGGCGACGACCCGGACGACGGGTTCCGGGACGACCCGCACCGGCACGACACCGGCCTGGACGACACACTGGTCGAGCTGGTGGCCGACCGGCTGACGGCGGAGGTGTACGTCTTCGGCCGCGAGATGCACGTGTCGGTGCAGAACGGCGTGGTGATCCTGGAGGGCGGCGTGGCCACGCCGGAGATGCGAGCCGCGGCCGGTCGCCAGGCGTGGGCCACACCCGGCGTCCGCGACGTCTGCAACATGCTCGTGTCCGACCTCTGA
- a CDS encoding serine/threonine-protein kinase, whose protein sequence is MAGRYRLEEPVGRGGFAVVHRAYDRTLHRHVAVKLLNSTRSGDTLGEARAAAKLNHPNVARVYDYGVATTPFLVMEFVDGDTLADRLDRGGPLPLPDAAAVCAQVADALAAAHAQQLVHRDIKPRNIMLAPTGVKVVDFGVAAMAGQRSADDEGLVWGTPLYLAPEQLRGERCFPAADVFALGLLLHSCLTGTPPWSGAGADEVFAARRLRPVPALPCPQDFPPDLVALHDRCVHPVPGRRPDSAEVAAVLRRYATGTRAPRPATTVTLRAAPARRPRAVLVGTATAGALLAGALALTWSPGSTTEAAAQGAVAPGSPARPATGVSSTPAETVGTTRATTSTAPVRKHPHTTRPGPAKPAVAEPGTPATPTRTPRPSASPSAAPASTLPASSRPSAAPSAPSPPPSPSTTGPRASASPSASPSPAATPGTPSVPPGSASARPARSASALPSPAAPSPS, encoded by the coding sequence ATGGCAGGCCGCTACCGGCTGGAGGAACCCGTGGGACGCGGCGGCTTCGCCGTGGTGCACCGTGCGTACGACCGCACCCTGCACCGCCACGTGGCCGTCAAGCTGCTCAACTCGACCCGGAGCGGCGACACGCTCGGCGAGGCGCGGGCAGCCGCCAAGCTCAACCACCCGAACGTCGCCCGCGTCTACGACTACGGCGTGGCCACCACGCCTTTCCTGGTGATGGAGTTCGTCGACGGCGACACACTCGCCGACCGGCTCGACCGCGGCGGGCCACTGCCCTTGCCCGACGCCGCGGCGGTGTGCGCCCAGGTCGCCGACGCTCTGGCCGCCGCCCACGCGCAGCAGCTCGTGCACCGCGACATCAAGCCACGCAACATCATGCTCGCTCCCACCGGCGTCAAGGTGGTCGACTTCGGGGTCGCCGCCATGGCCGGCCAGCGCTCCGCCGACGACGAGGGCCTGGTCTGGGGCACGCCGCTGTATCTGGCGCCGGAACAGCTGCGCGGCGAGCGCTGCTTCCCGGCCGCGGACGTCTTCGCCCTGGGCCTGCTGCTGCACAGCTGTCTCACCGGCACACCGCCGTGGTCCGGCGCCGGGGCCGACGAGGTGTTCGCCGCCCGCCGCCTGCGCCCGGTGCCCGCGCTGCCGTGCCCGCAGGACTTCCCGCCGGACCTGGTGGCCCTGCACGACCGGTGCGTGCACCCGGTCCCGGGCCGACGGCCGGATTCCGCCGAGGTCGCCGCCGTCTTGCGCCGCTACGCCACCGGCACCAGGGCACCGCGGCCTGCGACCACGGTGACGCTGCGCGCCGCGCCGGCACGGCGACCGCGTGCTGTGCTGGTCGGTACGGCCACGGCCGGTGCTCTGCTCGCCGGCGCGCTCGCTCTGACCTGGTCACCCGGCAGCACCACCGAAGCCGCCGCCCAGGGAGCTGTCGCACCCGGCAGCCCGGCACGGCCCGCAACGGGTGTCAGCAGCACCCCGGCGGAGACGGTGGGCACCACACGAGCCACGACGAGCACAGCGCCGGTCCGCAAGCACCCGCACACCACCCGGCCCGGCCCGGCGAAGCCGGCGGTGGCCGAGCCCGGCACCCCGGCCACGCCCACCCGGACACCGCGGCCCAGCGCGTCGCCCAGCGCGGCACCGGCAAGCACTTTGCCGGCCTCCAGCAGGCCGAGCGCCGCACCGTCGGCGCCCAGCCCCCCTCCGTCACCGTCCACGACCGGCCCTCGCGCCTCGGCGTCGCCGTCGGCAAGCCCCTCGCCGGCCGCGACGCCCGGCACCCCCAGCGTCCCGCCGGGCAGCGCCTCCGCCCGTCCCGCCCGGAGCGCGTCAGCGCTGCCGTCGCCGGCGGCGCCGAGCCCTTCCTGA
- a CDS encoding CBS domain-containing protein — MRAADIAVSMATVAEDLPAREAARVLAGQDLPGLIVVDGKGRPVTVLSGTHVLRMALPSYCQDDPALARVIDEAAADVILNGIGDRTVADLLPRERRELPAVSPRATLLEVAAVMARSGTPLVAVVDEHHVMTGAITLDGLLDHILGT; from the coding sequence GTGCGTGCAGCTGACATCGCGGTGTCGATGGCCACGGTGGCCGAGGACCTGCCCGCCCGCGAGGCGGCCCGGGTGCTGGCAGGTCAGGACCTGCCCGGCCTGATCGTCGTCGACGGTAAGGGCCGGCCGGTGACCGTGCTGTCCGGCACGCACGTGCTGCGGATGGCACTGCCGTCCTACTGCCAGGACGATCCGGCGCTGGCCCGGGTGATCGACGAGGCGGCCGCCGATGTGATCCTCAACGGCATCGGCGACCGTACGGTGGCCGACCTGCTGCCGCGTGAGCGCCGGGAGCTGCCCGCGGTGAGCCCGCGGGCGACCCTGCTGGAGGTGGCCGCGGTGATGGCCCGCTCGGGCACGCCCCTGGTCGCGGTGGTCGACGAGCACCACGTGATGACCGGCGCCATCACCCTCGACGGCCTGCTCGACCACATCCTCGGCACCTGA
- a CDS encoding TetR/AcrR family transcriptional regulator, whose protein sequence is MAAPDPPLRRDAERNRQHLLRTAYDLMASTGLDISYEDIARAAGTGMGTVYRRFPQRQDLLNALFGEHIGMVTTLAEQASRQDDAWAGLTWFLEQQLEIEAQSRGLGELLRGRNQATALVEQARERMTPLVAGLIERAVRSGQLPAGVTPADFVAVHVMVGSVMDASRTFAPQLWRRALAIALAGLRHADLPGDPPDETVIDRLYNEQRKGRSNPS, encoded by the coding sequence ATGGCCGCACCGGACCCGCCCCTGCGTCGTGACGCGGAACGAAACCGCCAGCACCTGCTCCGTACGGCGTACGACCTCATGGCCTCCACCGGTCTTGACATCTCGTACGAGGACATAGCCCGGGCCGCCGGCACCGGCATGGGCACGGTGTACCGGCGCTTCCCGCAGCGGCAGGACCTGCTGAACGCCCTCTTCGGCGAGCACATCGGCATGGTCACCACGCTCGCCGAGCAAGCCTCGCGCCAGGACGACGCATGGGCCGGGCTCACCTGGTTCCTCGAGCAGCAGCTCGAGATCGAGGCGCAGAGCCGGGGCCTCGGGGAGTTGCTGCGCGGCCGCAACCAGGCCACCGCCCTGGTGGAACAGGCGCGCGAACGCATGACCCCGCTCGTGGCCGGGCTCATCGAGCGCGCGGTCCGATCGGGTCAGCTTCCGGCCGGCGTGACCCCCGCCGACTTCGTCGCCGTGCACGTCATGGTCGGCAGCGTCATGGACGCCTCCCGCACCTTCGCCCCCCAGCTGTGGCGCCGCGCCCTGGCCATCGCCCTGGCCGGGCTGCGCCACGCCGACCTGCCCGGCGACCCGCCCGACGAGACAGTCATCGACCGTCTCTACAACGAACAGAGAAAAGGAAGGTCCAACCCGTCATGA
- a CDS encoding PPOX class F420-dependent oxidoreductase, translating into MMLPDDLLEVLNARAICFVTTLMPDGSPQISQTWASTDGEHVIINTVETHQKTRNIRRDPRIAIGIADPANPSRSWGLRGRVLTATTDGARENIDELSQKYIGRPYPGFGGGPQQRVILTVEIDRVHKP; encoded by the coding sequence ATGATGCTCCCCGACGACCTGCTCGAGGTTCTCAACGCCAGGGCGATCTGCTTCGTGACCACGCTCATGCCCGATGGATCGCCGCAGATCTCCCAGACCTGGGCCTCCACCGACGGCGAACACGTGATCATCAACACCGTCGAGACCCATCAGAAGACCCGCAACATCCGGCGCGACCCGCGCATCGCCATCGGCATCGCCGACCCGGCCAACCCGTCGCGCTCCTGGGGCCTGCGCGGGCGCGTCCTGACCGCCACCACCGACGGCGCCCGGGAGAACATCGACGAACTGTCCCAGAAATACATCGGCCGCCCCTACCCCGGCTTCGGCGGCGGCCCGCAGCAGCGCGTCATCCTCACCGTCGAGATCGACCGCGTGCACAAACCCTGA
- a CDS encoding STAS domain-containing protein codes for MQILCTTPPVPSDAPVTLLALHGEVDRDRAELLRDCLAYGVQQNTDVLVDLADVALLDCASLGALVEAGHLAERRGHRLCLTSPRPLVRRTLAATGLDTVFPVYQDCRRALAELTPRVPVAA; via the coding sequence ATGCAGATCCTGTGCACGACCCCGCCGGTTCCCTCGGACGCCCCGGTGACGCTGCTCGCCCTGCACGGCGAGGTGGACCGGGACCGGGCCGAGCTGTTGCGTGACTGCCTGGCCTACGGCGTTCAGCAGAACACCGACGTGCTGGTCGACCTCGCCGACGTTGCCCTGCTCGACTGTGCCTCGCTGGGCGCGCTCGTGGAGGCCGGCCACCTGGCTGAGCGTCGCGGGCACCGGCTGTGCCTGACCTCGCCTCGCCCGCTGGTGCGGCGCACGCTGGCGGCCACCGGGCTGGACACCGTCTTCCCGGTGTACCAGGACTGCCGCCGCGCGCTGGCGGAGCTGACGCCCCGGGTGCCCGTCGCGGCCTGA
- a CDS encoding DICT sensory domain-containing protein, whose product MPDDTAARRLTKRTLVTVSHALEQAALASAEDGPMVVFALFQRLPYFDRERGVYERIAGRAAVTVVGLVAGEAPDLPAGTHPVLLDEKEDLAREWTVVVLTPRFGGVLVAHDLEEFEAGAATLESGRVFEGRTSLRRDEALHEVLRLRNQLSDRLPAAALAAVDAVVGRVRELPATPGESRADAVLRLLASRAEHDHRRLRADAGHAGSASRQPDPGDRDLSDEAGVRRWAGAEGVTASGVLPVAVLAVRVTQGPAGPDGPIGRTATRQQQVVIDLLLDRLRPGDRATKLSETDFALFLPALAHDDAVAFAYQLIADFADAEHRSSFLSATVTVALTVSRSRPLPVPRLQQALEWATSQNEPVVTIEG is encoded by the coding sequence GTGCCCGATGACACGGCCGCGCGGCGGCTGACCAAGAGAACGCTGGTGACCGTCTCGCACGCCCTGGAGCAGGCTGCCCTGGCGTCCGCCGAGGACGGTCCCATGGTGGTCTTCGCCCTGTTCCAGCGGCTGCCGTACTTCGACCGGGAGCGCGGCGTGTACGAGCGCATCGCCGGCCGGGCGGCGGTCACCGTGGTCGGGCTGGTGGCTGGGGAAGCGCCGGATCTGCCGGCCGGCACCCATCCTGTGCTGCTCGACGAGAAGGAGGACCTCGCCCGGGAGTGGACAGTGGTCGTGCTGACCCCGCGGTTCGGCGGGGTGCTGGTGGCGCACGATCTCGAGGAGTTCGAGGCCGGCGCGGCGACGCTGGAGAGCGGCCGGGTGTTCGAGGGCCGCACCAGCCTGCGTCGCGACGAGGCGCTGCACGAGGTGCTGCGTCTGCGCAACCAGTTGAGCGATCGCCTGCCCGCCGCCGCCCTCGCCGCGGTGGACGCGGTCGTCGGCCGGGTCCGCGAGCTTCCGGCGACTCCCGGGGAGAGCCGCGCCGATGCGGTCCTGCGGTTGCTGGCGAGCCGGGCGGAGCACGACCATCGGCGGCTGCGGGCCGACGCCGGGCACGCCGGGTCGGCCTCGCGGCAGCCTGACCCGGGCGACCGGGATCTGAGCGACGAGGCCGGGGTGCGGCGCTGGGCCGGCGCCGAGGGCGTCACGGCGTCGGGAGTCCTGCCGGTGGCCGTCCTGGCCGTGCGGGTCACGCAGGGGCCGGCCGGCCCCGACGGTCCGATCGGCCGGACGGCGACCCGGCAGCAGCAGGTCGTGATCGACCTGCTGCTGGACAGGCTGCGGCCGGGCGACCGCGCCACCAAGCTCAGCGAGACCGACTTCGCGCTGTTCCTGCCGGCCCTGGCCCACGACGACGCGGTGGCCTTCGCGTACCAGCTCATCGCCGACTTCGCCGACGCCGAGCACCGCAGCTCGTTCCTGTCCGCGACGGTGACCGTGGCCCTGACCGTCAGCCGCAGCCGGCCGCTTCCCGTGCCCCGGCTGCAACAGGCGCTGGAATGGGCGACCAGCCAGAACGAGCCGGTGGTCACCATCGAGGGCTGA
- a CDS encoding serine/threonine-protein kinase, giving the protein MLVLAGRYRVEELLGSGGFATVHRGYDSHLQRQVAIKLADPGAIGSAPQAMVLHEARAAAAVSHPHVARVYDYGETRADGRERPFIVMEYAQGRTLAQHLAARGRMPVASAAAVCGGTASALAAAHRHHLVHRDIKPQNIVLTAGGVKVVDFGGAVTDGQTSYDAPGRACGTPAYQAPEQLVEEPVSPATDVYALGLVLYECLAGKRFWRGRTAEEVRQARETWWMPALPIRTPPRIRHLITSCVARDPADRPGAREVAGVLRGFGRSSATAHRRR; this is encoded by the coding sequence ATGCTCGTGCTCGCCGGACGTTACCGCGTCGAGGAGCTGCTCGGCAGCGGCGGCTTCGCTACCGTCCACCGAGGCTACGACAGCCATCTGCAGCGGCAGGTGGCCATCAAACTCGCCGATCCGGGCGCCATCGGTTCTGCCCCGCAAGCCATGGTGCTGCACGAGGCCCGGGCCGCCGCCGCTGTCAGCCATCCCCATGTCGCCCGGGTCTACGACTACGGCGAGACCCGGGCCGACGGCCGGGAGCGGCCCTTCATCGTCATGGAGTACGCCCAGGGCCGTACGCTCGCCCAGCACCTCGCCGCCCGGGGACGCATGCCCGTGGCCAGTGCCGCCGCGGTCTGCGGAGGCACCGCCTCGGCCCTCGCCGCCGCGCACCGGCACCATCTCGTGCACCGCGACATCAAGCCGCAGAACATCGTGCTCACCGCCGGTGGCGTGAAAGTCGTCGACTTCGGCGGCGCGGTGACCGACGGGCAGACCAGCTACGACGCGCCGGGCCGGGCCTGCGGCACGCCCGCCTACCAGGCGCCGGAGCAGCTGGTCGAGGAACCCGTCTCGCCGGCCACGGACGTCTACGCGCTCGGCCTGGTGCTCTACGAATGTCTCGCCGGGAAGCGCTTCTGGCGGGGCCGCACCGCCGAGGAGGTCAGGCAGGCCCGCGAGACCTGGTGGATGCCGGCGCTCCCGATCCGCACCCCGCCGCGAATCCGCCACCTGATCACCTCGTGTGTCGCGCGGGATCCGGCCGATCGGCCCGGCGCCCGCGAGGTCGCCGGCGTCCTGCGCGGGTTTGGGCGATCCTCCGCCACGGCACACCGGCGCCGCTGA